The DNA window TTAGGGTCGTCGCTGAGACAAAGGCGGCTGCAGTGGCTGACCTAATGTTAAGGTGCGACGGCGGCAGGGCGACGGGAACGGTGAGCGACGCCATAGCGGTAGCTGCGGTCCCCAGCAACAACGGCTACCTCTGGGCCGGGCAGGCGACCACGGTGGGCTCCAAGGTGGCGGCGCTGACCTACAGGGCCCTCACTGCTGAGAGCCCCTCCGTTGATGATGAGCTCCGCTGGGGACTTGGGGTCAGCCTTGAGGAGCTGTTGGACGACGCCATTAAGCTGTACCAGGCGGCGCCGGTCCCAGGTTTAAACTCCTTAGAGGCGAGGGAGATCATCAGGAGGGAGCTGGAGAAAATCCTCCGGGACCCAAACGTCTGGCCATTCATAATAGCCGCCAGGGAGAGCGACCTGCGCGGCCAGTCGGGCCTCATACCCGGGCTCAGCAGGGATGAGTTTGAGGCTGACAGCAAGAGAATAATAGCTGACGAGCTCCTCGCCACGGCCCTCAGCGTTTACATTAATGGCTTCAGGGCGCTCACCGCAACGTACTGGGCTGACACGCTGAAGGGGAGGCTCGGCCTTAAGCTGTCGGCCCTGCCCATGTTTGAGGACGACATAGCTGCAGCCCTTGTGGCCTCTGCCCTCTCAAGGGTTTACGACAGGCTGCTAGGTGTTGGCAGTGTTTGAGGTCTCAGCCATAATGGCCGGCGGGGCTGGGTCAAGGATAGGCGGGCCCTGGAAGCCTGCAGTAAGGGTCTGCGGCAGGCCCCTTATAAGTCACGTGCTTGACGCGGCCCTTCAAGTCTCCAGGCTTGTCATTGTAGTAACCTCACCATTATCATCAAGGTACCTGAGGGGGTTAGCGGAGGACCCCAGGGCCTCGGAGGTGGTCCTTGACGGCGATGGATATCCAAGCGACTTGGGCAGGCTGGTAAGCATGATGAGGGCCAGGCCCCTTCTCGTGCTCCCAGCCGACGTGTACGGCCTCACGCCCGAGGTCCTTAGCCATGTCTATAGGCTGAGCACTGAGGCTGGGGAGCCCGTGGT is part of the Acidilobus sp. 7A genome and encodes:
- a CDS encoding adenosylcobinamide amidohydrolase, whose translation is MVRLKLESGYLVVDLGSPRLIATTAHPKGLVTASKVAIVHVDKDADLSRPDDFKASVRGKLDLSEDDPVMLTAVDVNRYREAVEGDYGVLATVGLANAACHGMEATYRPLTASTINIVAWVPDRLTVSAILDLFRVVAETKAAAVADLMLRCDGGRATGTVSDAIAVAAVPSNNGYLWAGQATTVGSKVAALTYRALTAESPSVDDELRWGLGVSLEELLDDAIKLYQAAPVPGLNSLEAREIIRRELEKILRDPNVWPFIIAARESDLRGQSGLIPGLSRDEFEADSKRIIADELLATALSVYINGFRALTATYWADTLKGRLGLKLSALPMFEDDIAAALVASALSRVYDRLLGVGSV
- a CDS encoding NTP transferase domain-containing protein — protein: MFEVSAIMAGGAGSRIGGPWKPAVRVCGRPLISHVLDAALQVSRLVIVVTSPLSSRYLRGLAEDPRASEVVLDGDGYPSDLGRLVSMMRARPLLVLPADVYGLTPEVLSHVYRLSTEAGEPVVSVKVNGSYSGISVFKGYQFEPWTDVNISANVVNVNDGDALDRARSMCMEASRG